Proteins from a single region of Polyangiaceae bacterium:
- a CDS encoding CehA/McbA family metallohydrolase yields the protein MFRARFRLAAAALATGRARSRLGEAALATAPAVAALAALGASWAAWSATPAAPAVTTGRVSKADVGTRLRVFAEAGDYKITSPELVAVVRKRDGWLVDLWRRRAFLPTVEQLGTTANIDAIWQMYPSLRIGKTDYPATASRVSALRDSIEVEAFVEALGAKYRALTRYTLATDAPKLVARTRWSVVGGGSSGALEFGDELKWGNVTYFVEGVATPRMKYEGSAAWIGRHGAGGDLLLRSRSGPKLWVDYGAKFRGFQGNITALYRKASIPAQGEVEVERELSFEALPLPSAKPEASGLLRAKIVDEADRPLPSKMRVDRLGHPNPVFGDDGGLSGADRFAWTGNGEMDLVLPAGRYVLLFTAGYERDAVQKTVNVPKNGMAGVKVALPRVVSTPGWIAADLHLHQAPSVDADIGLAERVVSIAAEGVELAVATDHYVVTDLSPTVQWLTKRGLLTRALSTISGSEVSTLGHRYGHFNVFPLSADRNVAYWNTTPSALFADARRQSPKGVIQVNHPRWDPAIGYFSYFGKSKESADFVRPGYDPNYDTLEVYNGDDARDLKKVRVVLEDWMHLLSAGRRYTATGSSDSHKLAFLDPGLPRTYIHYGDAGDDEQDAKASPAAVIAALKAGRAYVTSGPLLDVSVDGKGPGETVVTGGRAQVKVKVQAPKWVDVRSVEVLVNGRSAAYHIVPRGKSVLRLDKTFAFPVKEKGYVIVVAQGERGLPNASREATQPFAFSNPIWLEP from the coding sequence ATGTTTCGCGCGCGCTTTCGCCTCGCTGCGGCCGCTCTCGCAACCGGGCGCGCCCGCTCTCGTCTCGGTGAGGCTGCTCTCGCTACGGCACCCGCTGTGGCTGCTCTTGCGGCCCTGGGCGCGAGCTGGGCTGCTTGGAGCGCGACGCCCGCAGCACCGGCGGTCACCACTGGGCGCGTGAGCAAAGCTGACGTCGGCACCCGGCTTCGCGTGTTCGCGGAGGCCGGCGACTACAAGATCACGAGCCCAGAGCTGGTGGCCGTCGTGCGCAAGCGGGACGGCTGGTTGGTGGATCTGTGGCGACGCCGCGCCTTCTTGCCCACGGTTGAACAGCTGGGCACCACCGCGAACATCGACGCGATCTGGCAAATGTACCCGTCGCTCCGCATTGGCAAGACAGACTACCCAGCGACGGCCAGTCGCGTGTCCGCGCTTCGAGACTCCATCGAAGTCGAGGCCTTCGTCGAGGCTCTGGGGGCGAAGTATCGCGCGCTGACGCGCTACACCTTGGCGACGGATGCGCCGAAGCTCGTGGCACGCACGCGCTGGTCCGTCGTCGGCGGCGGATCCTCGGGCGCGCTCGAGTTCGGGGACGAGCTGAAGTGGGGCAACGTCACCTACTTCGTGGAGGGCGTCGCGACGCCGCGCATGAAGTACGAAGGCAGCGCGGCCTGGATCGGGCGACACGGAGCCGGCGGCGACCTGCTGTTGCGCTCGCGCTCGGGTCCCAAGCTTTGGGTCGACTACGGCGCGAAGTTCCGCGGCTTTCAGGGCAACATCACGGCGCTTTATCGCAAGGCGAGCATTCCGGCTCAGGGCGAAGTGGAAGTGGAGCGCGAGCTGTCCTTCGAGGCGCTGCCCTTGCCGTCGGCGAAACCCGAGGCGTCCGGGCTGCTACGAGCGAAGATCGTGGACGAAGCCGATCGACCGCTACCTTCGAAGATGCGGGTGGATCGCCTTGGACATCCGAATCCCGTGTTCGGTGACGACGGCGGCCTGAGCGGTGCGGATCGCTTCGCCTGGACGGGCAATGGCGAGATGGACTTGGTGCTGCCAGCCGGGCGCTACGTGCTGCTCTTCACTGCCGGCTACGAGCGCGACGCAGTGCAGAAGACCGTCAACGTTCCCAAAAACGGCATGGCGGGAGTGAAGGTGGCACTGCCCCGTGTCGTGTCGACACCTGGCTGGATCGCCGCGGACTTGCATCTGCATCAGGCCCCGAGCGTCGATGCCGACATTGGCCTGGCAGAGCGCGTGGTGAGTATCGCCGCCGAGGGCGTCGAACTGGCGGTCGCGACGGATCACTACGTGGTGACGGATTTGAGCCCCACAGTGCAGTGGCTGACGAAGCGCGGGCTCTTGACCCGAGCGCTGTCGACGATCAGCGGCTCCGAAGTCAGCACCTTGGGACACCGCTACGGGCATTTCAACGTGTTTCCCCTGAGTGCGGATCGCAACGTGGCGTATTGGAACACCACGCCCTCGGCGCTGTTCGCCGACGCGCGACGGCAGTCGCCGAAGGGCGTCATTCAGGTCAACCATCCGCGCTGGGATCCCGCCATCGGCTACTTTTCCTACTTCGGCAAGAGCAAGGAGAGCGCCGACTTCGTCCGCCCTGGGTACGACCCGAACTACGACACCTTGGAGGTGTACAACGGCGACGACGCTCGCGATCTGAAGAAGGTGCGCGTGGTGTTGGAAGACTGGATGCACCTCTTGTCCGCGGGTCGGCGCTACACCGCCACGGGCAGCAGCGACTCGCACAAGTTGGCGTTCCTCGATCCTGGCCTGCCCCGCACGTACATTCACTACGGTGACGCCGGCGATGACGAGCAGGACGCGAAAGCTTCTCCAGCAGCGGTGATCGCTGCGCTGAAGGCCGGCCGCGCATACGTCACCAGCGGGCCCCTGTTGGACGTCAGCGTCGACGGCAAAGGGCCCGGGGAGACAGTGGTCACCGGCGGGCGCGCACAGGTGAAGGTGAAGGTGCAGGCGCCGAAGTGGGTGGACGTTCGCAGCGTAGAGGTGCTGGTCAATGGCCGAAGCGCCGCGTATCACATCGTTCCGCGCGGCAAGTCGGTCCTGCGCCTCGACAAGACCTTCGCTTTCCCCGTGAAAGAGAAGGGCTACGTGATCGTCGTCGCTCAGGGCGAGCGCGGATTGCCCAACGCCTCCCGCGAGGCCACGCAGCCTTTTGCTTTCAGCAACCCGATCTGGCTGGAGCCCTGA